From Micrococcus porci, one genomic window encodes:
- a CDS encoding HGxxPAAW family protein — protein MSHTEATVNHTAQAGAHAAGHTTGHTASREVVVTEDGRVLNDPTHAKVPGHGNSPAAWAMAGLVVLGFLAGCIGLLNDALVIVWIGVAVIVVGVLVGIVGGKAAGRSDH, from the coding sequence ATGAGCCACACCGAGGCCACCGTGAACCACACCGCCCAGGCCGGCGCGCACGCCGCCGGGCACACCACGGGGCACACCGCCTCCCGTGAGGTCGTCGTCACCGAGGACGGCCGCGTCCTCAACGACCCGACCCATGCGAAGGTGCCGGGCCACGGCAACTCCCCGGCCGCCTGGGCCATGGCCGGCCTCGTGGTGCTCGGCTTCCTGGCCGGTTGCATCGGTCTGCTCAATGACGCCCTCGTCATCGTCTGGATCGGCGTCGCCGTCATCGTCGTCGGCGTCCTCGTGGGCATCGTCGGCGGCAAGGCCGCCGGCCGGTCCGACCACTGA
- the gltB gene encoding glutamate synthase large subunit, translating to MTVAPLSAPTPRSGRSDDPFVRYAAFPEPQGLYDPARETENCGLAVIATLRGTPGHDIVEHALTALRALEHRGAVGADEGTGDGAGLLTQLPDELFRAVLDVELPPVGEYAAGIAFLPPLEGERAEAKAAVEELAQAEGLDVLAWRVVPTDPSALGTGSRAAMPSFEQVFLALAEGEDGTEPGQSLDVRAWRLRRRTQSRAGVYFPSLSSQTIVYKGMLTTAQLEPFYPDLSDPRFTTRLGIVHSRFSTNTFPSWPLAQPFRTIAHNGEINTVKGNRNWMRARQGQLKHPMLGEVPEELFPLISPIGSDSASFDEVAELLMLSGRPLTQAVMMMIPEAWENHATMDPARRAFYQYHSMLMEPWDGPAAVAFSDGTQVGAVLDRNGLRPARYWETRDGLVVLASEVGVVSIDPADVVRKGRVAPGRMFLVDTEQGRIVEDEEIKAEVAAAAPWEEWVSQNLLDLDALPEREHLRPSSESIQQRQRIFGYTAEELRVLVGPMARDGAEPLGAMGTDTPIAVLSKRPRLLFDYFVQSFAQVTNPPLDAIREEQVTSMRTGIGPQGNVLSAERVHTRQVDVPFPVIDNDQLARIQHLRDGDGGRLALKVTGTYRVAGGAEELRTRLKEICEQVSAAVNRGVEYVVLSDRGATAQWAPIPSLLLTSAVHHHLLASANRTRTSLVVEAGDVREVHHVAVLLGYGASAVNPYLAMESAEELVRTGEIEGVTAEQAVANLIKALGKGVQKIMSKMGISTVASYTGAQTFEALGLSRRFVDRYFAGTTSPLDGVGLEVVAAEIQARHEFAYPPDGNDINPYRELEVGGEYQWRREGAPHLFNPETVFRLQHSTRERRYDVFKDYTRRVDGQAEELMTLRGLMRLRSEDRTPVPISEVEPVESIVRRFSTGAMSYGSISQEAHETLAIAMNRLGARSNSGEGGEDPERLLDPERRSKIKQIASGRFGVTSLYLTTATDLQIKMAQGAKPGEGGQLMGAKVYPWVARTRHSTPGVSLVSPPPHHDIYSIEDLAQLIHDLKRSNPAARVHVKLVSESGVGTVAAGVAKAKADVVLISGHDGGTGASPLNSLKHAGTPWELGLAEAQQTLMLNGLRERVTVQVDGQLKTGRDVVVAALLGAEEFGFATAPLVVSGCIMMRVCHLDTCPVGVATQNPELRSRFTGKPEFVVNFFEFVAQEVRELLAELGFRTLDEAIGHRELLDVDAALHHWKTEGLDLSGILADPSVGRRAGAADAPMRRMVDQDHDLAAHIDNRLIARLGDTLATGAPVVMDESVVNTDRSIGTMLGHHVTSTRLADELPADTITVRLTGEAGQSLGAFLPAGVTLRLDGDANDYVGKGLSGGRVVVRPDATAPFAAEDNTVAGNVIGYGATSGELFLRGRVGERFLVRNSGATAVAEGIGDHGLEYMTGGEALVLGETGRNLAAGMSGGRAWILDLDRADLNPLAVREGDLLLSTPSAADRERIAALLRTHRAETGSAVAERLLADLDAGGDAAQGVWDRFTTILPRRYDLVLRTRAEAVAEGLDPDGEAVWDRLLEVTRG from the coding sequence ATGACCGTTGCCCCCCTGTCCGCTCCGACCCCCCGTTCCGGGCGGTCGGACGATCCCTTCGTCCGCTACGCGGCGTTCCCCGAGCCCCAGGGCCTGTACGACCCGGCCCGGGAGACGGAGAACTGCGGTCTGGCCGTCATCGCCACGCTGCGTGGCACCCCCGGCCACGACATCGTCGAGCACGCCCTCACCGCGCTGCGAGCCCTGGAGCACCGCGGCGCCGTGGGCGCGGACGAGGGCACCGGCGACGGCGCGGGTCTGCTCACCCAGCTCCCGGACGAGCTGTTCCGGGCCGTCCTGGACGTGGAGCTGCCCCCCGTGGGGGAGTATGCCGCCGGCATCGCCTTCCTCCCGCCGCTCGAGGGCGAGCGCGCCGAGGCCAAGGCGGCCGTCGAGGAGCTCGCCCAGGCCGAGGGCCTCGACGTCCTGGCCTGGCGCGTGGTCCCCACCGACCCCTCCGCGCTGGGCACGGGCTCGCGCGCGGCGATGCCCTCCTTCGAGCAGGTCTTCCTCGCGCTGGCCGAGGGTGAGGACGGCACCGAGCCGGGGCAGTCCCTCGACGTGCGGGCCTGGCGCCTGCGCCGCCGTACCCAGTCCCGGGCCGGCGTGTACTTCCCGTCCCTGTCGTCGCAGACCATCGTCTACAAGGGCATGCTGACCACCGCCCAGCTCGAGCCGTTCTACCCGGACCTCTCCGACCCGCGGTTCACCACGCGGCTGGGCATCGTGCACTCCCGGTTCTCCACGAACACCTTCCCGTCCTGGCCGCTGGCCCAGCCCTTCCGCACGATCGCGCACAACGGCGAGATCAACACGGTCAAGGGCAACCGCAATTGGATGCGCGCCCGCCAGGGCCAGCTCAAGCACCCGATGCTCGGGGAGGTGCCGGAGGAGCTGTTCCCGCTGATCAGTCCCATCGGCTCGGACTCGGCCTCCTTCGACGAGGTCGCGGAGCTCCTGATGCTGTCGGGCCGGCCGCTCACCCAGGCCGTGATGATGATGATCCCGGAGGCCTGGGAGAACCACGCCACCATGGACCCGGCCCGCCGCGCGTTCTACCAGTACCACTCGATGCTCATGGAGCCGTGGGACGGCCCCGCCGCCGTCGCGTTCTCCGACGGCACGCAGGTAGGGGCGGTCCTGGACCGCAACGGACTGCGTCCGGCCCGCTACTGGGAGACCCGGGACGGCCTCGTGGTGCTCGCCTCCGAGGTGGGCGTCGTCTCGATCGACCCCGCCGACGTCGTCCGGAAGGGACGCGTGGCCCCCGGCCGCATGTTCCTGGTGGACACGGAGCAGGGCCGGATCGTCGAGGACGAGGAGATCAAGGCCGAGGTCGCCGCCGCCGCGCCGTGGGAGGAGTGGGTCTCCCAGAACCTCCTGGACCTCGACGCGCTGCCCGAGCGCGAGCACCTGCGGCCGTCGTCCGAGTCCATCCAGCAGCGTCAGCGGATCTTCGGCTACACGGCGGAGGAGCTGCGCGTCCTCGTCGGCCCCATGGCCCGTGACGGCGCCGAGCCTCTCGGCGCGATGGGCACCGACACGCCCATCGCGGTGCTCTCGAAGCGTCCGCGCCTGCTCTTCGACTACTTCGTGCAGTCCTTCGCGCAGGTGACGAACCCGCCGCTGGACGCCATCCGCGAGGAGCAGGTCACCTCGATGCGCACCGGGATCGGTCCGCAGGGCAACGTGCTCTCCGCGGAGCGGGTGCATACCCGCCAGGTGGACGTGCCGTTCCCGGTGATCGACAACGACCAGCTGGCCCGCATCCAGCACCTGCGGGACGGCGACGGCGGCCGGCTGGCCCTCAAGGTGACCGGCACCTATCGGGTGGCCGGCGGGGCCGAGGAGCTCCGCACCCGCCTGAAGGAGATCTGCGAGCAGGTCTCCGCGGCGGTGAACCGCGGCGTCGAGTACGTCGTGCTCTCGGACCGGGGCGCGACGGCGCAGTGGGCGCCGATCCCGTCCCTGCTGCTGACCTCGGCCGTGCACCACCACCTGCTGGCCAGCGCCAACCGGACCCGCACGTCCCTGGTCGTCGAGGCCGGCGACGTCCGCGAGGTCCACCACGTGGCCGTCCTGCTGGGCTACGGCGCCTCCGCCGTGAACCCGTACCTGGCCATGGAGTCCGCCGAGGAACTCGTCCGCACGGGCGAGATCGAGGGCGTCACCGCCGAGCAGGCCGTGGCGAACCTGATCAAGGCCCTCGGCAAGGGGGTGCAGAAGATCATGTCCAAGATGGGCATCTCCACCGTGGCCTCCTACACGGGCGCCCAGACCTTCGAGGCGCTCGGCCTGTCCCGCCGGTTCGTTGACCGGTACTTCGCGGGCACCACCAGCCCGCTCGACGGCGTGGGCCTGGAGGTGGTCGCCGCGGAGATCCAGGCGCGCCACGAGTTCGCGTACCCGCCGGACGGCAACGACATCAACCCGTACCGCGAGCTCGAGGTGGGCGGCGAGTACCAGTGGCGGCGCGAGGGCGCCCCGCACCTGTTCAACCCGGAGACCGTCTTCCGCCTGCAGCACTCCACCCGGGAGCGCCGCTACGACGTGTTCAAGGACTACACGCGGCGCGTCGACGGCCAGGCGGAGGAGCTGATGACCCTGCGCGGGCTGATGCGGCTGCGCTCGGAGGACCGCACCCCGGTGCCGATCTCCGAGGTGGAGCCCGTCGAGTCGATCGTCCGGCGCTTCTCCACCGGCGCCATGTCCTACGGATCCATCTCCCAGGAGGCGCACGAGACCCTGGCGATCGCCATGAACCGACTCGGCGCGCGCTCCAACTCGGGTGAGGGCGGCGAAGACCCCGAGCGTCTGCTGGACCCGGAGCGCCGGTCGAAGATCAAGCAGATCGCCTCGGGCCGGTTCGGCGTGACCAGCCTGTACCTGACCACCGCCACGGACCTGCAGATCAAGATGGCCCAGGGCGCCAAGCCCGGCGAGGGCGGCCAGCTCATGGGCGCGAAGGTCTACCCGTGGGTGGCGCGGACCCGGCACTCCACCCCCGGCGTGTCCCTGGTGTCGCCGCCCCCGCACCACGACATCTACTCGATCGAGGACCTGGCCCAGCTCATCCACGACCTCAAGCGCTCCAACCCGGCGGCGCGGGTGCATGTCAAGCTGGTCTCGGAGTCGGGCGTGGGCACCGTGGCGGCCGGCGTGGCCAAGGCGAAGGCCGACGTCGTGCTGATCTCCGGCCATGACGGCGGCACGGGCGCCTCCCCGCTGAACTCGCTCAAGCACGCCGGCACACCGTGGGAGCTCGGCCTGGCCGAGGCCCAGCAGACGCTGATGCTCAACGGGCTGCGTGAGCGGGTGACCGTGCAGGTCGACGGCCAGCTCAAGACCGGCCGCGACGTGGTGGTCGCCGCCCTGCTCGGCGCGGAGGAGTTCGGCTTCGCCACCGCCCCGCTCGTCGTCTCCGGCTGCATCATGATGCGCGTGTGCCACCTGGACACCTGCCCGGTGGGCGTGGCCACGCAGAACCCCGAGCTGCGCTCCCGGTTCACCGGGAAGCCGGAGTTCGTGGTCAACTTCTTCGAGTTCGTCGCCCAGGAGGTGCGCGAGCTGCTCGCCGAGCTGGGCTTCCGGACCCTCGACGAGGCGATCGGCCACCGCGAGCTGCTGGACGTCGACGCCGCCCTGCACCACTGGAAGACGGAGGGCCTCGACCTCTCCGGCATCCTCGCGGACCCCTCGGTGGGCCGCCGCGCGGGCGCCGCGGACGCGCCGATGCGTCGCATGGTGGACCAGGACCACGACCTCGCCGCCCACATCGACAACCGCCTGATCGCCCGACTGGGGGACACCCTCGCGACGGGCGCCCCCGTGGTGATGGACGAGTCCGTGGTGAACACGGACCGCTCGATCGGCACGATGCTCGGCCACCACGTCACCAGCACCCGGCTGGCCGACGAGCTGCCGGCAGACACGATCACCGTGCGGCTCACCGGTGAGGCGGGGCAGTCCCTCGGCGCCTTCCTCCCGGCCGGCGTCACGCTGCGCCTCGACGGCGACGCGAACGACTACGTCGGGAAGGGCCTGTCCGGCGGCCGCGTGGTCGTCCGCCCAGACGCGACCGCCCCCTTCGCCGCAGAGGACAACACCGTGGCGGGCAACGTGATCGGCTACGGCGCCACCTCCGGCGAGCTGTTCCTGCGGGGCCGCGTGGGCGAGCGGTTCCTCGTGCGCAACTCCGGCGCGACCGCGGTCGCCGAGGGCATCGGCGACCACGGCCTGGAGTACATGACCGGCGGCGAGGCCCTCGTGCTCGGAGAGACCGGGCGCAACCTGGCGGCCGGCATGTCCGGCGGCCGCGCGTGGATCCTCGACCTGGACCGGGCCGACCTGAACCCGCTGGCCGTCCGCGAGGGCGATCTGCTCCTCTCCACCCCCTCCGCGGCGGACCGGGAGCGCATCGCCGCGCTGCTGCGCACGCACCGGGCGGAGACGGGCTCCGCCGTCGCCGAGCGGCTGCTCGCGGACCTCGACGCCGGCGGCGACGCCGCCCAGGGCGTCTGGGACCGCTTCACGACCATCCTGCCCCGCCGGTACGACCTGGTCCTGCGGACCCGGGCCGAGGCGGTGGCCGAGGGACTCGACCCGGACGGAGAGGCCGTCTGGGACCGACTGCTGGAGGTGACCCGTGGCTGA
- the trpA gene encoding tryptophan synthase subunit alpha, with amino-acid sequence MSTPDQQHEATAEKPSTAGDAIERARAAGRTALIGYLPAGYPSIDESVEAAVQLGENGVDVIEIGLPYSDPVMDGPVIQAATSHALANGFHTRDVFEVVRRITERTEAAVVVMTYWNLVDRMGVDEFARRLAEAGGAGLVTPDLVPEEAGEWFEASEEHGLDRIFLTAPSSSDERVRLAVESSRGFVYGVSVMGVTGARGKVSDAAERVVARAKAAGARNVCVGLGISSADHVREIGSYADGAIVGTALVKALRDGGPEAVGALARELAAGTAKES; translated from the coding sequence ATGAGCACTCCCGACCAGCAGCACGAAGCCACGGCGGAGAAGCCGTCGACGGCCGGCGACGCCATCGAACGCGCGCGCGCCGCCGGGCGCACCGCCCTGATCGGGTACCTCCCGGCGGGCTACCCGAGCATCGACGAGTCCGTCGAGGCGGCCGTCCAGCTCGGGGAGAACGGCGTCGACGTCATCGAGATCGGCCTGCCGTACTCGGACCCCGTGATGGACGGCCCGGTCATCCAGGCCGCCACGAGCCACGCGCTGGCGAACGGCTTCCACACGCGCGACGTGTTCGAGGTGGTGCGCCGCATCACCGAGCGCACGGAGGCCGCCGTCGTGGTGATGACCTACTGGAACCTCGTGGACCGGATGGGCGTCGACGAGTTCGCGCGCCGACTCGCCGAGGCCGGCGGCGCCGGTCTCGTGACCCCGGACCTCGTCCCCGAGGAGGCCGGCGAATGGTTCGAGGCCTCGGAGGAGCACGGCCTGGACCGCATCTTCCTCACCGCGCCGTCCTCGTCGGACGAGCGCGTCCGCCTGGCCGTGGAGTCCTCCCGCGGCTTCGTCTACGGCGTCTCCGTCATGGGCGTCACGGGCGCCCGGGGCAAGGTCTCCGACGCCGCGGAGCGCGTCGTCGCCCGTGCCAAGGCCGCCGGCGCCCGCAACGTGTGCGTGGGCCTGGGCATCTCCTCGGCCGACCACGTCCGGGAGATCGGCTCCTACGCGGACGGGGCCATCGTCGGCACCGCCCTCGTGAAGGCGCTGCGCGACGGCGGCCCCGAGGCCGTCGGGGCACTGGCGCGCGAGCTGGCCGCCGGCACCGCGAAGGAGTCCTGA
- the lgt gene encoding prolipoprotein diacylglyceryl transferase gives MSVGSGALTPLAAFPAPVWDGFELGPMKIHAYALCIIAGIVVALWLSGRRWADRGGPEGRVLDIALWAIPFGFVGGRLYHVFSSPDLYFGPGYDGTGDPIKILYVWNGGLGIWGAIALGAVGAWIACRRYGLRLTAFADVVAPGVLLAQAIGRWGNWFNQELFGGPTTLPWGLTVDPASPNFPAQYAPGTLFHPTFLYESLWNLLGVAVLLLVDRRLHLRHGAMLWSYVAWYTAGRTWIEMMRIDDAELVTLFGVTQRLNVWTSLLMFAIALAFLIGILLRHRGAAAGPHARQSVWRDGHGPVGEDVEGAGPAAAPAVRTTQGGSGSHAWDDVGA, from the coding sequence CTGAGCGTGGGCAGCGGAGCGCTGACGCCGCTGGCCGCGTTCCCCGCGCCCGTCTGGGACGGGTTCGAGCTCGGTCCCATGAAGATCCATGCCTACGCGCTGTGCATCATCGCGGGCATCGTGGTGGCCCTCTGGCTGTCGGGCCGTCGCTGGGCGGACCGCGGGGGCCCCGAGGGCCGCGTCCTGGACATCGCGCTCTGGGCCATCCCCTTCGGCTTCGTCGGCGGGCGGCTCTACCATGTGTTCTCCTCGCCGGACCTGTACTTCGGCCCCGGCTACGACGGCACGGGTGACCCGATCAAGATCCTCTACGTGTGGAACGGCGGCCTGGGCATCTGGGGCGCCATCGCGCTCGGCGCGGTGGGCGCGTGGATCGCGTGCCGCCGGTACGGCCTGCGCCTGACCGCGTTCGCCGACGTCGTGGCACCCGGGGTGCTGCTGGCCCAGGCCATCGGCCGCTGGGGCAACTGGTTCAACCAGGAGCTCTTCGGCGGGCCCACCACGCTCCCGTGGGGGCTGACGGTGGACCCGGCGAGCCCGAACTTCCCGGCGCAGTACGCCCCCGGCACGCTGTTCCACCCGACCTTCCTGTACGAGAGCCTCTGGAACCTGCTCGGCGTGGCGGTCCTGCTGCTGGTCGACCGCCGGCTGCACCTGCGCCACGGCGCCATGCTGTGGTCCTACGTGGCGTGGTACACCGCCGGGCGCACGTGGATCGAGATGATGCGCATCGACGACGCCGAGCTGGTCACCCTCTTCGGCGTCACCCAGCGGCTGAACGTGTGGACCTCGCTGCTGATGTTCGCGATCGCCCTCGCGTTCCTGATCGGCATCCTGCTGCGCCACCGCGGCGCGGCGGCCGGTCCGCACGCCCGGCAGAGCGTCTGGCGTGACGGCCACGGGCCCGTGGGAGAGGACGTCGAGGGCGCCGGACCCGCTGCGGCACCCGCCGTCCGCACGACCCAGGGCGGCTCCGGCTCCCACGCGTGGGACGACGTCGGCGCCTGA
- the trpB gene encoding tryptophan synthase subunit beta produces MTSTESVDVAGPFQDQPGPYFGRYGGQWMPESLMAALKEVADTYEAARQDPEFLAELEDLYANYVNRPSLLTEAPRFAAEVPGVRIFLKREDLNHTGSHKINNVIGQALLARRMGKTRLIAETGAGQHGVATATAAALFGMECTVYMGEEDTRRQALNVARMQMLGAEVIPVTIGARTLKDAINEALRDWVASVDTTHYLMGTVTGPHPFPAMVRYFHSVIGEEAREQILAQTGRLPDAVAACVGGGSNAMGLFHGFLDDPEVELYGFEAGGDGVETGRHAASITLGRTGVLHGARTYLMQDEDGQTIDSHSISAGLDYPAVGPEHAFLNDTGRATYEPVTDTECMDALLRLTRTEGITPAIESAHALAGALRLARRWRDEGLVGEGTPEGEERIIIVNLSGRGDKDVATAAAWFGLGEADEQKDPLEEMTPGEEQ; encoded by the coding sequence ATGACCAGCACCGAGTCCGTCGACGTCGCGGGGCCGTTCCAGGACCAGCCGGGGCCGTACTTCGGCCGCTACGGCGGGCAGTGGATGCCGGAGTCCCTCATGGCGGCCCTGAAGGAGGTGGCCGACACCTACGAGGCCGCCCGCCAGGACCCCGAGTTCCTCGCCGAGCTCGAGGACCTCTACGCCAACTACGTGAACCGTCCCTCCCTGCTCACCGAGGCCCCCCGGTTCGCGGCCGAGGTGCCGGGCGTGCGGATCTTCCTCAAGCGCGAGGACCTCAACCACACCGGCTCCCACAAGATCAACAACGTGATCGGCCAGGCCCTGCTGGCGCGGCGCATGGGCAAGACCCGCCTGATCGCGGAGACCGGCGCCGGCCAGCACGGGGTGGCCACGGCCACCGCCGCCGCGCTGTTCGGCATGGAGTGCACGGTGTACATGGGAGAGGAGGACACCCGCCGGCAGGCCCTGAACGTGGCCCGCATGCAGATGCTCGGTGCGGAGGTCATCCCCGTGACCATCGGCGCCCGCACGCTCAAGGACGCGATCAACGAGGCGCTGCGCGACTGGGTCGCCTCCGTGGACACCACGCATTACCTGATGGGCACGGTCACGGGCCCGCACCCGTTCCCCGCCATGGTGCGCTACTTCCACTCCGTGATCGGCGAGGAGGCGCGCGAGCAGATCCTGGCCCAGACCGGCCGGCTGCCGGACGCCGTCGCGGCGTGCGTGGGCGGCGGGTCCAACGCCATGGGCCTGTTCCACGGCTTCCTCGACGACCCTGAGGTGGAGCTCTACGGCTTCGAGGCCGGCGGCGACGGCGTCGAGACCGGCCGTCATGCCGCCTCCATCACCCTGGGCCGCACCGGCGTGCTGCACGGTGCGCGCACCTACCTGATGCAGGACGAGGACGGGCAGACGATCGACTCGCACTCGATCTCCGCCGGCCTGGACTACCCGGCCGTCGGGCCGGAGCACGCCTTCCTCAACGACACCGGCCGGGCGACCTACGAGCCCGTCACCGACACGGAGTGCATGGACGCGCTGCTGCGCCTGACCCGCACCGAGGGCATCACGCCGGCCATCGAGTCGGCCCACGCCCTGGCCGGCGCCCTGCGCCTCGCGCGCCGCTGGCGGGACGAGGGCCTCGTCGGGGAGGGCACCCCGGAGGGCGAGGAACGGATCATCATCGTCAACCTGTCCGGTCGCGGGGACAAGGACGTCGCCACGGCCGCCGCCTGGTTCGGCCTGGGCGAGGCGGACGAGCAGAAGGACCCGCTCGAGGAGATGACCCCCGGAGAGGAGCAGTGA
- a CDS encoding Trp biosynthesis-associated membrane protein → MRRRWIVLAALLAGVLVLAATGQTWVTASGLEGSPVPQATAGGGRVAPVATALALVVMAGALALTTARRVGVVLVGVLMTLAGVVIASTAVTAALDPVAAAAGAVSELTGTTAPAAAYAVSAWPWVSAAGGVMAAVLGVATLVVGPRWAASRRFESPATADEPAAAAPPSRHVDRMDAWDELSRGEDPT, encoded by the coding sequence ATGCGCCGCCGCTGGATCGTGCTGGCCGCACTGCTGGCCGGAGTGCTCGTCCTCGCCGCCACCGGGCAGACCTGGGTGACCGCGTCCGGCCTGGAGGGCAGCCCCGTCCCGCAGGCGACGGCGGGCGGCGGCCGCGTGGCGCCCGTCGCCACCGCGCTGGCCCTCGTGGTCATGGCCGGGGCGCTGGCGCTGACCACGGCCCGGCGCGTGGGCGTGGTGCTCGTGGGCGTGCTGATGACGCTGGCGGGCGTGGTCATCGCTTCGACCGCCGTGACCGCGGCGCTGGATCCCGTCGCGGCCGCCGCCGGGGCGGTCTCCGAGCTCACCGGCACCACGGCCCCGGCCGCGGCGTACGCGGTGTCGGCCTGGCCCTGGGTCTCCGCCGCGGGCGGCGTGATGGCGGCGGTGCTGGGCGTGGCGACGCTCGTCGTCGGGCCCCGCTGGGCCGCGAGCCGGCGCTTCGAGTCGCCCGCGACGGCGGACGAGCCCGCCGCGGCGGCGCCGCCGTCCAGGCACGTGGACCGCATGGACGCCTGGGACGAGCTCTCCCGGGGCGAGGACCCCACCTGA
- the trpC gene encoding indole-3-glycerol phosphate synthase TrpC, with the protein MPETVLDSIVAGVLEDLAPRREAVPEARLQELIAQAPAPRDAYAALRDGRSDPAGIHVIAEVKRRSPSKGALAEITEPAALAASYADGGAGAISVLTEQRRFGGSLADLDAVRAAVARPVLRKDFTVTEYQILEARAHGADLVLLIVASLDDARLRGFRELAESLGMHALVEAHTSEEIARGVDSGARILGVNVRNLKTLDVDPDRYAALAGDLPEDVVRVAESGVESEAQVRQYAAAGADAILVGEALVRHGAPADALRAFRAASLTVR; encoded by the coding sequence ATGCCGGAGACCGTCCTCGACTCCATCGTCGCGGGGGTCCTGGAGGATCTGGCCCCGCGGCGTGAGGCGGTCCCCGAGGCGCGCCTCCAGGAGCTGATCGCCCAGGCGCCGGCACCGCGGGACGCGTACGCCGCGCTCCGCGACGGCCGCTCTGACCCCGCGGGGATCCACGTCATCGCCGAGGTCAAGCGGCGCAGCCCGTCCAAGGGCGCCCTGGCCGAGATCACCGAGCCCGCCGCGCTGGCCGCCTCCTACGCCGACGGCGGGGCCGGCGCGATCTCCGTGCTCACCGAGCAGCGCCGCTTCGGCGGCTCCCTCGCCGACCTGGACGCGGTCCGGGCCGCCGTGGCACGGCCGGTGCTCCGCAAGGACTTCACGGTCACGGAGTACCAGATCCTCGAGGCGCGCGCCCACGGCGCCGACCTCGTGCTGCTGATCGTCGCCTCCCTGGACGACGCGCGGCTGCGGGGCTTCCGCGAGCTCGCCGAGTCCCTGGGCATGCACGCCCTCGTCGAGGCGCACACCTCCGAGGAGATCGCCCGCGGCGTCGACTCCGGCGCGCGCATCCTGGGCGTCAACGTGCGCAACCTGAAGACCCTGGACGTGGACCCCGACCGCTACGCGGCCCTCGCCGGCGACCTCCCCGAGGACGTCGTGCGCGTCGCCGAGTCCGGCGTCGAGTCCGAGGCGCAGGTGCGGCAGTACGCCGCCGCCGGCGCCGACGCGATCCTCGTGGGGGAGGCGCTCGTCCGGCACGGCGCCCCCGCCGACGCGCTGCGCGCGTTCCGGGCCGCGTCCCTCACCGTCCGCTGA